One Cervus canadensis isolate Bull #8, Minnesota chromosome 12, ASM1932006v1, whole genome shotgun sequence DNA window includes the following coding sequences:
- the LOC122450812 gene encoding cytochrome b-c1 complex subunit 7: protein MAGRPAVSASSRWLEGIRKWYYNAAGFNKLGLMRDDTIHENDDVKEAIRRLPENLYNDRVFRIKRALDLSMRQQILPKEQWTKYEEDKFYLEPYLKEVIRERKEREEWAKK, encoded by the exons TTTCAGCATCAAGCAGGTGGCTGGAGGGTATTCGAAAATGGTATTACAACGCTGCCGGGTTCAATAAACTGG GCTTAATGCGAGATGACACAATACATGAGAATGACGATGTAAAAGAAGCCATAAGAAGGCTTCCTGAGAACCTGTATAACGACAGAGTGTTTCGCATTAAGAGGGCACTGGACCTCAGCATGAGGCAGCAGATCCTGCCTAAAGAGCAGTGGACAAAATATGAGGAG gATAAATTCTACCTTGAACCATATCTGAAAGAGGTTATtcgggaaagaaaagagagagaagaatgggcAAAGAAATAA